A window from Culex pipiens pallens isolate TS chromosome 3, TS_CPP_V2, whole genome shotgun sequence encodes these proteins:
- the LOC120414406 gene encoding uncharacterized protein LOC120414406 isoform X1, producing MNAQQIVTCECHLHGGRPVACCGDFVCPLQGKASSSPPRRSSEGLDEYVGKSRVRAIRQLFEDKIQVSSANSSRADLRNRSRRRSATSSPSLETIRQPIAEEDEEADPQIYRSRTQITHIPNGVKITTTILAGENLDLANGSGLPPPVGEGPSVYETLMYPESEIIKRFELDLNRKGR from the exons ATGAACGCCCAGCAAATTGTCACCTGCGAGTGTCACCTCCACGGAGGTCGTCCGGTCGCGTGCTGCGGCGACTTTGTCTGTCCACTGCAGGGCAAAGCTTCCTCGAGCCCACCCCGTAGGTCATCGGAAGGCTTGGACGAGTACGTCGGCAAGTCACGTGTTCGCGCGATCCGGCAACTTTTCGAGGACAAAATTCAAGTTAGCAGTGCAAATTCCTCCCGAGCGGATCTCCGCAATCGGTCACGTCG CAGAAGTGCCACTTCGTCACCATCGCTGGAGACCATACGGCAACCCATCGCCGAAGAAGACGAAGAAGCTGACCCCCAGATCTACCGGAGTCGCACGCAGATAACCCACATACCGAACGGGGTAAAGATCACCACGACCATCCTCGCCGGGGAGAACCTTGATCTGGCCAACGGCAGTGGACTGCCACCCCCGGTCGGCGAAGGTCCTTCCGTTTACGAGACCCTAATGTACCCCGAAAGTGAAATCATCAAGCGGTTCGAGCTAGATCTGAATCGGAAGGGtcgttaa
- the LOC120414406 gene encoding uncharacterized protein LOC120414406 isoform X2, with protein MNAQQIVTCECHLHGGRPVACCGDFVCPLQGKASSSPPRRSSEGLDEYVGKSRVRAIRQLFEDKIQVSSANSSRADLRNRSRRSATSSPSLETIRQPIAEEDEEADPQIYRSRTQITHIPNGVKITTTILAGENLDLANGSGLPPPVGEGPSVYETLMYPESEIIKRFELDLNRKGR; from the exons ATGAACGCCCAGCAAATTGTCACCTGCGAGTGTCACCTCCACGGAGGTCGTCCGGTCGCGTGCTGCGGCGACTTTGTCTGTCCACTGCAGGGCAAAGCTTCCTCGAGCCCACCCCGTAGGTCATCGGAAGGCTTGGACGAGTACGTCGGCAAGTCACGTGTTCGCGCGATCCGGCAACTTTTCGAGGACAAAATTCAAGTTAGCAGTGCAAATTCCTCCCGAGCGGATCTCCGCAATCGGTCACGTCG AAGTGCCACTTCGTCACCATCGCTGGAGACCATACGGCAACCCATCGCCGAAGAAGACGAAGAAGCTGACCCCCAGATCTACCGGAGTCGCACGCAGATAACCCACATACCGAACGGGGTAAAGATCACCACGACCATCCTCGCCGGGGAGAACCTTGATCTGGCCAACGGCAGTGGACTGCCACCCCCGGTCGGCGAAGGTCCTTCCGTTTACGAGACCCTAATGTACCCCGAAAGTGAAATCATCAAGCGGTTCGAGCTAGATCTGAATCGGAAGGGtcgttaa
- the LOC120414393 gene encoding mucin-5AC isoform X3 — MMGHQHCSSNGGCKSIAYCLVLLLLNVGLLVHAAAQQNNFYFAQNQGRFVPSYENPRNGFFPSSIQRNQPPDSYQEQTLFVGSSAANGGGRPGRGQTGASQVETANDDGPLSSRSGVTPSYFQFTYTRPETGGRDRDRQLSYISNRARPFGNDDSSSSSSSAPAGANPPSRGFPGSTSSSSSSAASHQRQPGARLPPSNARNNGFRSKSEDLGGSSSSSGHHQQNETNNGSSGSGSSSRFTKPTPRANRYRSTTTAEPVTAKSTTVESVVLRNRFAGRTPSPNPFRPAFEAKKVAPVSSNAAAPVPSSSSASRGTFVNKSKKATTTSTSTTTAKAPPASLSRFIIPARPIIPSINITHNGSAKSAEVIYDYDDYVEDPKDPANNEFVDEPQEIKDFQQPQTTTSQKTNSIKSGGSSEKEEKPLVVSTTSSAPTSTTAKEYENEERGGSLNNINENEYYDVVKESDGQQQEQQQQVGETIEDHTVILTDNFYLPNSGSEEVLDDEIEEGEEEDYTEEPKKEVPSSVAPAQEDLKEQLSDSAYDDEYIYDEDEPAVSTTVRPEVKPAVAPAVEDPKEDIDTLIYSEEEEEKPVEDAKVDEEAAPAPSEEVIAETTRAAPIETTSSSTPTTTTTEAAPTQETSTTTERTLNSSVDAEPTSNATTESWVVVASVQTSRSVSGARFLPFPQVEQDEKKQSLSELDSKGSNENDEVDITTVSSHDIEKTTIAPQEPVISVTDDSETPTTEKSVIALSQSTESIIDKLDRVQSELSSGIFKDLPVLKEMIADDKIPTSSSLPPVVIRKFQPNGRATTTKKPRVFPTTAKPTAAPAADLTKKIVFDEVISDEIASLLPPDFKQKNAYKIKKFGVSSTTHVPIASDRDVLNEEPLRPDLGNRFRPANNSRSYKSSVPIQELSSQLPKDRNRTEEEVKTTNNLKELISKIKGNEKPNGTLDVLKKVPKVDISSFLPPGYKPAAEVTTKAPASKFIEDDISKLLPPGYRGAFKPSLKKTTTTTAAPSEDEDLVSKLLPPGYKPPKNEPKVVFSEDISKFLPPGYKPPKEEASTKAPVVFSEDISKFLPPGYKPPAEEAKPEPVVIDPTSLLSKIKFKEVAVPLPPGFNESKPESKPENTAGNAGFKVVFPSRPGVKKPGQGRVTTAKPLHAEGPAQPEITIRRGPPTRATTEFTGWPTPSTTPLSIEKLLEQQKQQELLEKLLASSSTSTTTTTTTTTSTTTPRPTEPGLCHSECDLAGTIRIVDGVNWVPELLDHNTAEWKQLAKDVEAQLNEVYSKAQNLSKWYKKVRIDSFSKGSVLVDYFVELTDLTRDVNTLEIKKLFHEALTPAPVPTTTTPEPSTDLDEDGEDRQSKQVKENLQTAVPRVKEVFLLGKFKVDPVSTDFTVIPKQILPTVTAEEEDLFLPQWAIAVIVIGLASLLFVILFGVTVLINRQKAAKKKAPTPLTADMLNELNKNHMGGIDNFGAEDLYNLDDAWDDHGHDVKTKQRFSNSMHGSSASNIYDSWRSQRHPNEGNYYYDDYGGLKGSHYPPSGHGGHSAHQHSVASAHRLHDAAFMMHEPPLPVMGMYPPYHHAPPPPSSHYNTNSRRYYRDYDPNF, encoded by the exons CGTCCCGAAACGGGTGGCCGCGACCGGGACCGTCAACTCTCGTACATCTCAAACCGAGCGCGTCCCTTCGGCAACGACGACTCCTCGTCGAGCTCAAGTTCGGCGCCAGCCGGAGCCAACCCGCCCTCGCGGGGCTTCCCCGGCTCGACGTCATCTTCTTCATCGTCGGCGGCATCACATCAAAGGCAACCCGGCGCGCGATTGCCACCGTCGAACGCCCGGAACAACGGCTTCCGATCCAAGTCGGAGGATCTTGgagggagcagcagcagcagtggtcATCACCAGCAAAACGAAACGAATAACGGGAGCAGTGGCAGTGGCAGCAGTAGCCGATTCACCAAGCCAACTCCGCGGGCCAATCGATACCGATCTACGACCACGGCCGAGCCGGTCACCGCCAAAAGTACCACGGTTGAGAGCGTCGTGCTGAGGAATCGCTTCGCCGGACG CACCCCATCCCCGAACCCCTTCCGCCCGGCGTTCGAAGCCAAGAAGGTCGCACCGGTCAGCAGCAACGCCGCTGCCCCGGTTCCATCTTCTTCTTCCGCCTCCCGCGGAACGTTCGTCAACAAGTCCAAGAAGGCGACCACCACCTCAACCTCGACGACCACGGCCAAGGCACCGCCGGCGTCGCTGTCCCGCTTCATCATCCCGGCCCGGCCCATCATCCCGTCGATCAACATCACCCACAACGGGTCGGCCAAGTCGGCGGAGGTGATTTACGACTACGACGACTACGTGGAGGACCCGAAGGACCCGGCGAACAACGAGTTTGTGGACGAACCACAGGAGATTAAGGATTTCCAGCAGCCGCAGACGACGACCTCGCAGAAGACCAACTCGATCAAGAGTGGCGGCTCGAGCGAGAAGGAGGAGAAGCCACTGGTCGTGAGTACGACCAGCAGTGCTCCCACAAGCACCACCGCGAAGGAGTACGAGAACGAGGAACGGGGAGGCAGTTTGAACAACATCAACGAGAACGAGTACTACGATGTGGTGAAGGAGAGTGATGGGCAGCagcaggagcagcagcagcaggtgggAGAGACCATCGAGGATCACACGGTGATCTTGACGGATAACTTTTACTTGCCGAACTCGGGTTCGGAAGAAGTGTTGGACGATGAGATTGAGGAAGGAGAGGAGGAAGATTACACGGAAGAGCCGAAGAAGGAGGTTCCTTCGTCGGTTGCACCCGCGCAGGAGGATTTGAAGGAACAGTTGAGTGATTCGGCTTACGACGACGAGTACATCTACGATGAGGATGAACCAGCGGTTAGTACTACGGTGAGGCCGGAAGTCAAGCCTGCGGTAGCACCGGCTGTTGAAGATCCCAAAGAAGACATCGACACGCTGATCTACtcggaggaggaggaagagaaACCGGTGGAAGATGCTAAGGTGGACGAAGAAGCAGCTCCAGCCCCTTCGGAAGAAGTGATCGCGGAAACTACGCGAGCTGCTCCGATTGAAACGACCTCGAGCTCGACTCCGACAACGACCACGACGGAGGCAGCTCCTACGCAGGAGACAAGCACCACAACGGAGCGCACGCTGAACAGCTCGGTAGATGCGGAACCGACCTCGAACGCTACGACCGAGAGCTGGGTTGTGGTGGCTTCAGTGCAGACCAGTAGGAGCGTGTCCGGGGCTCGATTCTTGCCGTTCCCGCAGGTCGAACAGGACGAGAAGAAGCAGAGCTTGTCGGAGCTGGACTCGAAAGGCAGTAACGAGAACGACGAGGTGGACATCACAACGGTAAGTAGCCACGACATCGAGAAGACTACGATTGCTCCGCAGGAGCCGGTGATCTCCGTTACGGATGATTCGGAGACGCCGACGACGGAGAAGTCGGTGATTGCGCTTTCGCAATCTACCGAGAGTATCATCGATAAGCTTGATCGAGTACAGTCGGAGCTGTCGAGTGGAATCTTCAAAGATCTACCCGTGCTAAAGGAGATGATCGCGGATGACAAAATTCCAACGTCTTCCTCGCTACCTCCGGTAGTGATCCGCAAGTTCCAACCAAACGGTCGTGCCACGACCACCAAGAAGCCTCGCGTGTTCCCAACTACCGCCAAACCTACTGCGGCACCCGCTGCTGATCTTACCAAGAAGATCGTATTTGATGAAGTGATCAGCGACGAGATCGCGTCGCTGCTTCCACCGGACTTTAAGCAAAAGAACGCCTACAAGATCAAGAAGTTTGGCGTGAGCAGCACGACACACGTCCCAATTGCATCCGACCGTGACGTCCTGAACGAGGAACCGCTGCGACCGGATCTTGGAAACCGGTTCCGTCCGGCGAACAACAGTCGATCCTACAAGAGCAGCGTTCCGATTCAGGAGTTGAGCTCGCAGCTGCCGAAGGATCGCAACCGAACGGAGGAGGAGGTCAAGACGACGAACAATCTGAAGGAACTGATCAGCAAGATCAAGGGCAACGAGAAGCCGAACGGAACGCTGGATGTGCTGAAGAAGGTCCCCAAGGTGGACATTAGCTCGTTTTTGCCTCCAGGCTACAAACCCGCAGCTGAAGTGACGACAAAGGCTCCGGCGTCCAAGTTCATCGAGGACGACATTAGCAAACTGTTACCACCTGGTTACCGAGGTGCCTTCAAACCGTCTTTGAAGAAGACCACGACAACCACGGCTGCACCATCCGAGGATGAAGATCTGGTGAGCAAACTTCTTCCACCCGGCTACAAACCACCCAAGAACGAACCCAAGGTTGTGTTCAGCGAAGATATCAGCAAGTTCCTCCCACCGGGCTACAAACCACCAAAGGAAGAAGCCTCCACCAAAGCTCCAGTGGTGTTCAGCGAAGACATCAGCAAGTTCCTACCGCCGGGCTACAAACCCCCAGCTGAGGAAGCGAAACCCGAGCCGGTAGTGATCGACCCAACCAGCTTGCTGAGCAAGATCAAGTTCAAGGAAGTCGCCGTACCGCTGCCACCCGGCTTCAACGAGTCCAAACCAGAGTCTAAACCGGAAAATACCGCCGGCAACGCCGGCTTCAAGGTGGTCTTCCCCAGCCGACCCGGCGTGAAGAAGCCAGGCCAGGGTCGCGTCACTACGGCGAAACCACTGCACGCCGAAGGCCCAGCCCAGCCGGAGATTACCATCCGTCGGGGACCGCCGACGCGGGCCACCACCGAGTTCACCGGCTGGCCGACGCCCTCGACGACGCCGCTTTCGATCGAGAAGCTGCTggagcagcagaagcagcaggaGCTGCTGGAGAAGCTACTCGCTTCGTCGTCGACTTCGacgactacgacgacgacgaccaccacGTCAACGACCACTCCAAG ACCAACCGAGCCCGGCCTGTGCCACTCGGAGTGCGACCTGGCCGGCACGATCCGCATCGTGGACGGCGTCAACTGGgtgccggaactgctggaccaCAACACGGCCGAGTGGAAGCAGCTCGCCAAGGATGTCGAAGCGCAGCTGAACGAGGTGTACAGCAAGGCGCAGAACCTGAGCAAATGGTACAAGAAGGTTCGCATCGACAGCTTCAGCAAGGGTAGCGTACTGGTGGATTACTTTGTCGAGTTGACGGATTTGACGCGGGACGTTAACACGCTGGAGATCAAGAAGCTGTTCCACGAGGCGTTGACGCCGGCGCCAGTGCCGACCACGACTACGCCGGAGCCGAGCACAGACTTGGACGAAGATGGCGAGGATCGGCAGAGCAAGCAGGTGAAGGAGAACTTGCAGACGGCGGTGCCGCGCGTGAAGGAAGTATTCCTGCTGGGCAAGTTCAAGGTCGATCCGGTGTCGACCGATTTCACCg TCATCCCGAAACAGATTCTTCCAACGGTGACCGCTGAGGAAGAAGACCTTTTCCTGCCACAGTGGGCCATTGCCGTTATCGTGATCGGGTTGGCGTCGCTCCTGTTTGTGATCCTGTTCGGCGTTACAGTG CTCATCAACCGTCAAAAGGCGGCCAAGAAGAAGGCCCCGACTCCGCTGACGGCTGACATGCTGAACGAGCTGAACAAGAACCACATGGGAGGCATCGACAACTTTGGCGCGGAAGATCTGTACAACCTGGACGACGCGTGGGACGACCACGGGCACGATGTGAAAACAAAG CAGCGCTTCTCCAACTCCATGCACGGCAGCAGTGCGTCGAACATCTACGACAGCTGGCGCTCGCAGCGTCATCCGAACGAGGGCAACTACTACTACGACGACTACGGTGGTCTCAAGGGCTCGCACTACCCGCCGTCCGGCCACGGCGGCCACAGCGCGCACCAGCATTCGGTGGCGTCGGCGCACCGGTTACACGACGCGGCCTTCATGATGCACGAGCCGCCGCTGCCGGTGATGGGCATGTACCCGCCGTACCACCACGCACCGCCGCCGCCCAGCAGTCACTACAACACCAACTCGCGGCGATACTACCGAGATTACGACCCGAACTTCTAA